A genomic window from Ignavibacteria bacterium includes:
- the lpxK gene encoding tetraacyldisaccharide 4'-kinase has protein sequence MKIITIPLSYIFRVLVFLRNFLYNSGIIKPKVLDPKIISVGNIAAGGTGKTPFVELITEYLLKKNKFAVIVSKGYKREFDDIKVVETGFKNEKHELNTENLGDEALMLLENLSEEGLGGGLLVVGDDKTKAAKFAATKFKPEIIIVDDGFQHRKLYRDLDIVILNPDSDKHLIPAGNLREPLKNFRRADILVINNKFDKFPVNENRKNMPQVICSYKFEGFKNISGAQADAGNIKSAVVFCGIGKPDSFKLLINEQKIKIDEFLIFPDHHYFSNEDLEKIMSTFKTNMSSHIITTQKDFVRIKNSELVLKAKSENTYKNLLYNFPLYFAKIKMQIDQNSEYLYKEIDNLLDTE, from the coding sequence ATGAAAATTATTACAATTCCGCTCAGTTATATTTTCAGGGTACTGGTCTTTTTAAGGAACTTCCTTTATAATTCAGGAATTATAAAACCAAAGGTTCTTGACCCTAAAATAATTTCTGTAGGTAATATAGCAGCCGGCGGAACCGGGAAAACACCTTTTGTTGAGCTAATAACTGAATACCTGCTTAAGAAAAATAAATTTGCAGTAATTGTAAGCAAAGGATATAAAAGAGAGTTTGATGATATAAAAGTTGTTGAAACCGGGTTCAAGAATGAAAAACATGAGCTGAACACAGAAAACCTGGGTGATGAAGCATTGATGCTGCTTGAAAATCTTTCAGAAGAAGGGCTTGGGGGCGGATTGCTAGTTGTGGGTGATGATAAAACAAAAGCTGCAAAGTTTGCCGCAACTAAATTTAAGCCTGAAATTATTATAGTAGATGACGGATTCCAGCACAGGAAATTATACAGGGATCTTGATATTGTTATACTGAATCCGGACAGTGATAAACATTTGATACCTGCAGGAAACTTAAGGGAACCTCTTAAAAACTTCAGGCGAGCTGATATTCTTGTGATAAACAATAAATTTGATAAATTTCCTGTTAATGAAAACAGGAAAAATATGCCGCAGGTTATCTGCAGCTATAAATTTGAAGGCTTCAAAAATATTTCAGGCGCTCAAGCCGATGCAGGAAATATAAAATCAGCAGTAGTTTTTTGCGGTATTGGCAAGCCTGACTCTTTTAAGCTTCTGATAAATGAACAAAAAATTAAAATTGATGAGTTTTTAATTTTCCCTGACCATCATTATTTCAGTAACGAAGATCTGGAAAAGATCATGAGCACATTCAAAACCAATATGTCATCACATATTATAACAACTCAAAAAGATTTTGTCAGGATAAAAAATTCTGAGCTGGTTTTAAAAGCAAAAAGTGAAAATACATATAAGAACCTGCTCTATAACTTTCCACTTTATTTTGCAAAAATAAAGATGCAAATTGACCAAAATTCTGAATATTTATACAAAGAAATAGATAATTTACTCGATACTGAATGA
- the atpB gene encoding F0F1 ATP synthase subunit A, with product MTLLTAFIQEHAPADSTLVQKVQEDGNWIMHHISDKPVLSIPPIHIGGFTLDMSISMKILMLIVAAILMVILFGYAAASNSKRKHPTGLGNFLEMLMVFVRDDVVKPSMGHGSEKYLPFFFTMFFFILFVNIISLFPGMSTGTSSISVTAGLALITFIMTQIHGIKNNGFIGYFKGLIPPGVPVFVLPIMVIIEFLGLLTKPFALAIRLFANMTAGHIVIYALIGLIFMLGYAVIPVSIGFSLFIYVLEILVAVLQAYIFTMLSALFIGMAIHQEH from the coding sequence ATGACATTACTTACTGCTTTTATACAGGAACACGCACCGGCAGATTCAACTTTGGTACAAAAGGTTCAGGAAGACGGAAACTGGATCATGCATCACATATCTGATAAACCCGTACTTTCTATTCCGCCAATTCATATCGGCGGCTTTACACTGGATATGTCAATATCCATGAAGATACTTATGCTGATTGTTGCGGCAATTTTAATGGTAATATTATTCGGTTATGCAGCAGCATCAAACAGTAAAAGAAAACATCCCACCGGACTTGGTAACTTTCTTGAAATGCTTATGGTCTTTGTCCGTGATGATGTCGTCAAGCCTTCAATGGGCCATGGATCTGAAAAATATCTCCCCTTCTTTTTTACAATGTTCTTTTTTATTCTGTTCGTTAATATTATCAGTCTTTTCCCCGGTATGTCAACCGGAACAAGCAGCATCAGCGTAACAGCAGGTCTTGCCCTTATCACATTTATTATGACACAAATACACGGCATAAAGAACAACGGATTCATAGGGTATTTTAAAGGCCTTATACCTCCGGGTGTTCCGGTTTTTGTTCTGCCTATTATGGTGATAATTGAATTTTTGGGACTGCTTACAAAGCCTTTCGCATTGGCAATTCGTTTGTTTGCCAACATGACTGCAGGTCATATAGTTATTTATGCTTTGATCGGATTGATATTCATGCTCGGTTACGCAGTTATACCGGTTTCAATAGGATTTTCACTGTTCATATATGTACTCGAGATCCTGGTAGCAGTGCTACAGGCTTATATATTCACAATGCTCTCAGCGCTGTTTATCGGTATGGCAATTCACCAGGAACATTAA
- a CDS encoding peptidoglycan DD-metalloendopeptidase family protein: MGLSFITKYIFFLSAILIFCGATYEEILQDKKKQAENTESAIIESKNGITKITSRSALINQQIDSVEAAVNSINSFLKNYENESYMTPDQIAIETNMIIYLAEEVERIQESFKNKVISLYKHGENYELELLLSSKTPNEYLRRNQYLQKFSQNRKKELRDLKAKKFILEEKKKMLTLSTSSQRFYVESKRNERAVLETRLKELKSLKSAIDSEASLLAGSISRYESQLNNIRNFISNFEENKESFKDNKYNRINYDSGDLNQVKGNINLPIDLGLISTNFGNISDNKTMAISLNNGVDFSIAKNSKVYSIAQGTVSIVGEIPFYGKIIIITHSNGFRSVYASLSEVNVKAGDIIKLNQVIGKTGETLEGQTMHFELWLNSSPLNPREWLRF; encoded by the coding sequence ATGGGACTGAGTTTTATTACGAAATATATTTTTTTCCTGAGCGCAATATTAATTTTTTGCGGCGCAACCTATGAGGAAATACTTCAGGATAAGAAAAAACAGGCTGAAAATACTGAAAGCGCAATAATTGAAAGCAAAAACGGTATTACAAAAATCACATCAAGATCAGCATTAATAAACCAGCAGATAGACAGTGTTGAAGCCGCTGTTAATTCCATTAACAGCTTTCTGAAGAATTACGAAAATGAATCGTATATGACCCCTGACCAGATAGCAATTGAAACCAACATGATAATCTACCTTGCCGAAGAAGTTGAAAGGATACAGGAAAGCTTTAAGAACAAGGTTATCAGTTTGTATAAACACGGCGAAAACTATGAGCTTGAGCTCCTTTTAAGCTCAAAAACCCCGAATGAATACCTGAGAAGGAACCAATACCTGCAGAAATTTTCCCAGAACAGGAAAAAAGAGCTGAGAGACCTTAAAGCAAAGAAGTTCATTCTCGAAGAAAAGAAAAAAATGCTGACACTTTCCACTTCTTCACAAAGATTTTATGTTGAATCAAAAAGAAATGAAAGAGCAGTACTTGAAACAAGATTAAAGGAATTAAAATCATTAAAAAGCGCTATCGATTCTGAAGCGAGCCTGCTGGCCGGGAGTATTTCCCGTTATGAATCTCAGCTGAATAATATCAGGAATTTTATTTCAAATTTTGAAGAGAATAAAGAATCTTTCAAAGATAATAAATATAACAGGATCAATTATGATTCCGGAGACCTGAACCAGGTTAAAGGAAATATTAATTTACCAATAGATCTTGGTCTTATTTCAACAAATTTCGGTAATATCTCTGATAATAAAACAATGGCAATATCTTTAAACAACGGAGTTGATTTTTCTATCGCTAAAAATTCAAAAGTATATTCAATTGCCCAGGGAACAGTAAGTATAGTCGGTGAAATTCCATTTTACGGGAAGATAATCATTATCACACACAGCAACGGTTTCCGTTCAGTATATGCTTCATTAAGCGAAGTTAACGTAAAAGCCGGTGATATTATCAAGCTGAACCAGGTTATTGGAAAAACCGGCGAAACTCTTGAGGGTCAAACCATGCATTTTGAGTTATGGTTGAATTCTTCTCCGCTGAACCCAAGGGAGTGGCTGCGGTTTTGA
- the lpxB gene encoding lipid-A-disaccharide synthase — protein MSTEAGSNNAGSVFISAGEQSGDMHASSLMKELNRLSHRKLTFSGLGGDLMQAEGLNAMYHVKDLATVGFVDVIKKYSFFKKAIRDASDFIRLNSPDTVILVDYPGFNLRLAEEIRNFYKKKIIYYISPQLWAWHEKRVFKIKKYVDLMLVVFPFEVDFYSRFDVKAIFTGHPLVKRIDEYISSHPVKPRNKKTITILPGSRKDEIKNHMPVLIQTIKLIKKDIDADINISIAPGLEGSFDEFRNELKEFNLTGEKTYDLILNSDLVLAKAGTSTMECALLGTPYLIFYKTFPLNYYLLKPVVKIDKLGIVNILLEGNVIKEFIQNDFTPGKLHSEAMKLLEDTDYRNEMKENFQKVKRILGSKDASTEAAALIINSAGL, from the coding sequence ATGAGTACTGAAGCCGGTTCAAATAATGCCGGGTCTGTTTTCATTTCAGCGGGTGAGCAATCGGGCGATATGCATGCCTCATCTTTGATGAAGGAGCTTAACCGATTATCTCACAGGAAGCTCACTTTCAGTGGACTTGGCGGAGACTTAATGCAGGCTGAAGGCTTAAATGCCATGTATCATGTAAAAGATCTTGCAACTGTTGGCTTTGTTGATGTAATAAAAAAATATTCCTTTTTCAAAAAAGCTATCCGCGATGCTTCAGATTTCATCCGCTTGAATTCACCAGACACAGTTATTTTAGTGGATTACCCCGGCTTTAACTTACGGCTTGCTGAAGAAATAAGAAACTTTTACAAAAAAAAGATAATATATTATATTTCACCTCAATTATGGGCCTGGCATGAAAAACGTGTATTCAAGATCAAAAAATACGTGGATCTAATGCTGGTAGTTTTTCCGTTTGAAGTAGATTTTTATTCCCGCTTTGATGTTAAAGCTATATTCACAGGTCATCCCCTTGTAAAAAGAATTGATGAATATATTTCTTCTCACCCGGTAAAACCCCGGAATAAAAAAACCATTACAATTTTACCGGGCAGCCGCAAGGATGAAATTAAAAATCATATGCCCGTACTTATACAAACTATCAAACTGATAAAAAAAGATATTGATGCTGATATAAATATCAGCATAGCCCCCGGGCTGGAAGGATCATTTGATGAATTCCGCAATGAGCTTAAGGAATTTAATTTAACCGGTGAAAAAACATATGACCTTATTCTGAACAGCGACCTCGTTTTAGCAAAAGCCGGTACTTCAACAATGGAATGTGCACTGCTCGGTACGCCTTACCTGATATTTTACAAAACCTTCCCTTTGAACTATTACCTGCTGAAACCCGTAGTAAAGATCGATAAGCTAGGTATCGTTAATATCCTGCTGGAAGGCAATGTGATCAAAGAATTCATTCAGAATGATTTCACCCCGGGAAAATTACACAGCGAAGCTATGAAGCTGCTTGAGGATACTGATTACAGGAATGAAATGAAAGAAAATTTCCAAAAGGTTAAAAGGATTCTGGGCAGCAAAGATGCATCTACTGAAGCAGCTGCTCTTATTATTAATTCGGCAGGTTTATGA
- a CDS encoding HAD-IB family phosphatase, with the protein MQIEPKLKIFSDFDGTITLYDTWIEMGEFFIKKKDKWAEIIKDFEEQKIGARECFLKECSLIEDFDIQEFNRIIDSQRLDPMFIRFTEFCNVRNIPLVILSEGMDYYIQRILNNYGLNIPYFANKIVFSEDNKSIWLEFPNSDSDCMKCGTSKRNILMNSTADDEISVFIGDGFSDACVVNYADIVFAKKSLASYCWKNNITYHEYQTFGDIIKKLEKFLQQKKLKHRDSAKRKRREVFMRG; encoded by the coding sequence ATGCAAATCGAACCTAAGTTAAAAATATTCAGTGATTTTGACGGCACTATCACCCTTTATGATACATGGATTGAAATGGGTGAATTCTTCATCAAAAAGAAGGATAAATGGGCAGAAATCATAAAGGATTTCGAGGAGCAAAAAATTGGAGCTAGAGAGTGTTTTTTAAAGGAATGTTCGCTGATAGAAGATTTTGATATTCAGGAATTCAACAGGATTATTGATTCCCAGCGGCTTGACCCGATGTTCATTAGGTTTACCGAATTTTGCAATGTAAGAAATATCCCGCTTGTTATTCTAAGTGAAGGAATGGATTATTATATTCAGAGAATATTAAATAATTACGGACTTAATATTCCATATTTTGCAAATAAAATAGTTTTTTCAGAAGATAATAAATCGATATGGCTGGAATTCCCGAATTCTGATTCAGACTGCATGAAGTGCGGCACCAGTAAACGCAACATCCTGATGAACAGCACCGCTGATGATGAAATTTCTGTGTTTATTGGTGATGGGTTTTCAGATGCATGCGTAGTGAACTACGCTGATATTGTTTTTGCGAAAAAATCACTTGCTTCATACTGCTGGAAGAACAACATTACATATCATGAGTATCAAACATTCGGTGATATTATAAAAAAGCTTGAAAAGTTTTTACAGCAGAAAAAGCTTAAACACAGAGACTCAGCAAAACGCAAACGCCGCGAAGTTTTTATGCGTGGTTAA
- a CDS encoding isoprenylcysteine carboxylmethyltransferase family protein — protein MTLGKFFFQYRSYTPLPFIIPMLLFARPTVTTMIIGGIFVLIGESFRFWGVSYAGSETRTTGNVGASSLVTQGPFAYVRNPLYLGNILMYFGISIMANSLVPFLQILSIVYFSFQYYYIILEEEGFLREKFKDKYDHYYKNVNRFLPKFTAYDESKRSKLGQDIKAAYVSEKRTFQAAFISILMIVVIYFLINQ, from the coding sequence ATGACATTAGGTAAATTTTTCTTTCAGTACAGGTCTTACACTCCCCTTCCGTTCATTATCCCCATGCTATTATTTGCACGCCCTACAGTTACTACAATGATAATCGGGGGGATTTTCGTATTAATCGGAGAGTCATTTCGCTTTTGGGGTGTTTCATATGCAGGCAGTGAAACAAGGACTACCGGCAATGTAGGTGCATCCAGCCTGGTCACACAGGGACCTTTTGCATATGTACGTAACCCGCTTTACCTCGGGAATATACTGATGTATTTCGGTATAAGTATAATGGCTAATTCACTGGTACCTTTTCTCCAGATATTAAGCATTGTGTATTTTTCTTTCCAGTATTATTATATAATACTTGAAGAAGAAGGCTTCCTGAGGGAAAAGTTCAAGGATAAATATGACCATTATTACAAAAATGTGAACAGGTTTCTGCCAAAGTTCACTGCTTACGATGAATCCAAAAGATCAAAGCTGGGCCAGGATATCAAGGCAGCTTATGTTTCAGAAAAAAGAACCTTCCAGGCGGCATTTATCAGCATATTGATGATAGTTGTAATTTATTTTCTCATTAACCAATAA
- the atpE gene encoding ATP synthase F0 subunit C, with translation MSLAALAAGIGAGLAVIGAGLGIGRLAASAMEAIGRQPEATGDVRTTMIIAAALVEGVALFALVICFILAGK, from the coding sequence ATGAGCTTAGCAGCATTAGCAGCTGGAATCGGTGCAGGACTCGCAGTTATCGGCGCAGGACTTGGAATCGGTAGACTCGCAGCATCAGCAATGGAAGCTATTGGCAGACAGCCTGAAGCAACTGGCGATGTAAGAACAACAATGATCATCGCAGCAGCTCTGGTAGAAGGTGTTGCACTCTTCGCGCTCGTTATCTGCTTTATTTTAGCTGGAAAGTAA
- a CDS encoding DUF4292 domain-containing protein has translation MEASGNIAFDSPEQSGQGWIEVRIKKPDSVFVRIDGPFGISIAQALITRYDFIYYNVQENRAILGPTNDINIGAVLRIKVSFDELINGFSGGFIFETSELDSANAGSEKGLYTITTNSPPGSKKYFIDPSIYTVNKYNSFDEDKKTVVEVDYNNYFEENASGNTVYFPSSIKIRNPEKKQSVYVDYINKTFNKPDLKFSIKIPKSAKVTKWD, from the coding sequence ATGGAAGCTTCCGGGAATATTGCTTTTGATTCCCCCGAGCAGTCCGGCCAGGGATGGATAGAAGTTAGGATCAAAAAACCTGATTCAGTTTTTGTCCGGATTGACGGACCGTTTGGAATTTCAATTGCACAGGCGCTTATTACAAGGTATGATTTCATTTATTACAATGTCCAGGAAAACAGGGCAATACTTGGTCCGACAAATGATATTAACATAGGAGCTGTCTTAAGAATTAAGGTTTCATTTGACGAGCTGATTAACGGATTCAGCGGAGGATTTATTTTTGAAACATCTGAACTTGATTCAGCCAATGCAGGAAGCGAAAAAGGTCTTTATACTATTACAACTAATTCACCCCCCGGCAGCAAAAAGTATTTTATTGATCCTTCAATATACACCGTAAATAAATATAATTCTTTTGATGAAGATAAAAAAACTGTAGTTGAAGTTGATTACAATAATTACTTTGAAGAAAATGCATCAGGTAATACGGTATATTTTCCGTCAAGTATCAAGATAAGAAACCCTGAAAAGAAACAGTCAGTGTATGTTGATTATATTAATAAAACCTTCAATAAACCTGATCTTAAATTCTCGATAAAAATACCAAAATCTGCAAAAGTCACAAAATGGGACTGA
- a CDS encoding AtpZ/AtpI family protein yields MAENKGIFDKKDAEKPSELRKVANSYTSGWRYAEYAFQYGASIVLCTLGGYWLDNWLETGNIFLIIGVLFGSVAGFVNLMRALTYKKKDSGK; encoded by the coding sequence ATGGCGGAAAATAAAGGCATTTTCGATAAAAAAGATGCTGAAAAACCGTCAGAATTAAGGAAAGTTGCCAATTCTTACACATCAGGCTGGCGATATGCCGAATATGCATTTCAATATGGAGCATCAATTGTTCTTTGTACTTTAGGCGGCTATTGGCTTGATAATTGGCTCGAAACCGGCAATATTTTCCTCATAATCGGGGTATTATTCGGTTCTGTGGCTGGATTTGTTAATTTAATGAGGGCATTAACATATAAAAAGAAAGATTCCGGAAAATGA
- a CDS encoding gamma-glutamyl-gamma-aminobutyrate hydrolase family protein, whose amino-acid sequence MTGNNIKYIGLTRSNSNFEKYYKWLEENELPYIILDWEKNNFEDIKKCSALLLTGGVDIFPEFYNDWEDGKNREEYIPARDGFEFKLLEYAFQNNFPVLGICRGLQVINCKLNGSLINDIETIRNTNHRKISSSQDRTHNINIKKSTLLYDTVKSEIGTVNSSHHQAIDRLGEGLIISARADDGIIEAVEWDSKDGKPFMLAVQWHPERMTDKNSVFSKNILDKFREEIYKDQ is encoded by the coding sequence ATGACAGGTAACAATATTAAATATATTGGTTTAACACGCAGCAACAGCAATTTTGAAAAGTATTATAAATGGCTTGAAGAAAATGAACTTCCTTATATCATACTGGACTGGGAAAAGAATAACTTCGAAGATATCAAAAAATGCTCTGCCCTGCTTTTAACCGGGGGTGTTGATATTTTCCCGGAGTTCTATAATGACTGGGAAGATGGCAAAAACCGCGAAGAGTATATACCCGCAAGGGATGGATTTGAATTCAAGCTGCTTGAATACGCTTTTCAGAATAATTTCCCGGTACTCGGAATATGCCGCGGTTTACAGGTAATTAACTGTAAACTGAACGGAAGTTTAATAAATGATATAGAAACTATCAGAAATACAAATCACCGGAAAATTTCTTCATCCCAGGACCGTACACACAATATTAATATTAAAAAAAGCACCCTTTTATATGATACTGTTAAAAGTGAAATAGGAACTGTCAACAGTTCACATCACCAGGCAATTGACAGGCTTGGAGAAGGATTAATAATTTCAGCAAGGGCTGATGACGGTATTATAGAAGCTGTTGAATGGGACAGTAAAGATGGAAAGCCATTTATGCTTGCTGTACAATGGCATCCGGAAAGAATGACAGATAAAAACAGCGTATTCAGCAAAAATATACTGGATAAATTTAGAGAGGAAATATACAAAGATCAGTAA
- a CDS encoding F0F1 ATP synthase subunit alpha, translating to MAEVKPDEVSAILRKQLSGFEKEIDVYEVGTVVQIGDGVARVYGLTKCMASELIEFPHGVFGMALNLEEDNVGCILFGDYTQVREGDEVRRTGRVASMPVGEAMIGRVINPLGQPVDGKGPITTDKFSPIERKALGVIARQPVVEPLQTGIKAIDSMIPIGRGQRELIIGDRQTGKTAVAVDTIINQKGKGVFCIYVAIGQKQSTVAQVVTKLQEAGAMEFTTVITAAASDPAPMQFLAPYSGAALGEFFRDSGRHALCIYDDLSKQAAAYREVSLLLRRPPGREAYPGDVFYLHSRLLERASKLSDDLGGGSLTALPIIETQAGDVSAYIPTNVISITDGQIYLEPNLFNSGVRPAINVGISVSRVGSSAQIKAMKKVAGSLRLDLAQYRALEAFTKFGSDLDKATLQQLTRGSRLVEVLKQGQYTPYPVEKQVAIIFAGTNGYLDEIPLSEVRRFESEYLEMMELKHKDILDTIASTGDLNNDTIAKLKQILDEFTKNFKVSVK from the coding sequence ATGGCTGAAGTAAAACCAGATGAAGTATCGGCGATACTTCGAAAACAATTATCAGGATTTGAAAAAGAGATAGATGTTTATGAAGTCGGAACAGTTGTTCAGATAGGTGACGGTGTTGCCCGTGTATACGGACTTACAAAATGTATGGCAAGTGAGCTTATCGAGTTCCCGCATGGTGTATTTGGTATGGCTCTTAACCTCGAAGAAGATAACGTAGGATGTATCCTTTTTGGCGACTACACACAGGTTAGAGAAGGTGATGAAGTAAGGCGTACCGGCAGAGTTGCATCAATGCCTGTTGGCGAAGCTATGATAGGAAGGGTTATTAATCCATTAGGTCAGCCTGTTGACGGCAAAGGCCCGATAACAACAGATAAATTTTCACCTATTGAAAGAAAAGCATTAGGCGTTATTGCAAGGCAGCCTGTTGTTGAGCCATTACAGACAGGTATTAAAGCTATTGACTCTATGATCCCAATCGGAAGAGGACAAAGAGAGCTTATTATTGGCGACAGGCAAACCGGTAAAACCGCTGTTGCTGTTGATACAATTATTAACCAAAAAGGAAAAGGCGTTTTTTGTATATATGTTGCTATTGGCCAGAAACAATCAACAGTAGCACAGGTGGTAACAAAGCTTCAGGAAGCCGGCGCTATGGAATTTACTACAGTTATTACAGCTGCGGCTTCTGATCCGGCTCCAATGCAGTTCTTAGCGCCTTATTCAGGCGCAGCACTCGGTGAGTTCTTCCGTGACTCAGGCAGGCATGCTCTTTGTATCTACGATGACTTATCAAAACAGGCAGCTGCTTACCGTGAAGTATCACTTCTTCTCAGAAGGCCACCGGGACGTGAAGCATACCCCGGTGACGTATTTTACCTGCATTCAAGATTACTCGAAAGAGCTTCAAAACTCTCTGATGATCTCGGCGGCGGCAGCTTAACAGCTTTGCCGATCATCGAAACTCAGGCAGGTGACGTATCTGCATATATTCCGACAAACGTAATTTCAATTACAGACGGACAGATATATCTTGAGCCTAACCTCTTCAACTCCGGTGTAAGACCCGCTATTAACGTAGGTATTTCAGTATCCCGTGTAGGAAGCTCAGCACAGATCAAAGCTATGAAAAAAGTAGCAGGTTCATTAAGGCTTGACCTCGCTCAGTACAGGGCACTTGAAGCTTTTACAAAGTTCGGAAGTGACCTTGATAAAGCTACTTTGCAGCAGTTAACACGCGGTTCAAGGCTTGTAGAAGTTCTTAAACAGGGCCAATATACACCTTATCCTGTGGAAAAACAGGTTGCAATAATTTTCGCAGGTACTAACGGATATCTTGATGAAATTCCGCTTAGTGAAGTAAGAAGGTTTGAATCTGAGTATCTTGAAATGATGGAGCTTAAACATAAGGATATCCTGGATACAATTGCTTCAACCGGTGACCTGAACAACGATACAATTGCAAAACTGAAACAGATTCTTGATGAATTTACAAAGAACTTCAAAGTTTCAGTAAAATAA
- the atpF gene encoding F0F1 ATP synthase subunit B, with translation MFISSDPHEKKDTLLSVEPGLLIWTIIIFFLLLLILKKFAWGPLLKSLNDREQSIKDSVEKAEYLKQEAEKILAQNKALLAKADEDARKVISEGKELAEKLRNDLISKTNDDTARMISQAKSEIEREKVAAMNSLKDEIANLAVQAAGKIIDENLDAAKQKKIIDGFIGKIPQN, from the coding sequence ATGTTCATCTCAAGCGATCCCCATGAAAAGAAGGATACACTTCTTTCAGTGGAACCTGGTCTGCTTATTTGGACAATTATCATCTTTTTCCTCCTGTTGCTTATTTTAAAGAAGTTTGCATGGGGTCCGTTATTGAAATCACTCAATGACAGGGAACAGAGCATTAAGGATTCTGTTGAAAAAGCCGAATACCTGAAGCAGGAAGCGGAAAAGATACTGGCACAGAACAAGGCTTTGCTTGCAAAAGCAGATGAAGATGCAAGAAAAGTTATTTCAGAAGGCAAAGAGCTTGCAGAAAAGCTCCGTAATGATCTTATCAGCAAGACCAATGATGATACGGCCAGAATGATTAGCCAGGCTAAGAGCGAAATTGAAAGAGAAAAAGTTGCAGCAATGAATTCATTAAAGGATGAAATTGCAAATCTCGCTGTACAGGCTGCAGGAAAGATCATAGATGAGAATCTTGACGCTGCAAAGCAGAAAAAGATAATTGACGGTTTTATCGGAAAGATCCCGCAAAACTGA
- the atpH gene encoding ATP synthase F1 subunit delta encodes MTNRKVARKYNLALYFTAEETNSTNKVKQDLEDIKRSIDSSKELSNFILTPVISAEKKTEVFKAMFQGKVNELTIKFLVYLCEKNRINLLYDIADDFMTLVNEKQGIVPAKIKTAVEITEAEKKALIEKLKLYTGKDIQAAFSVDPSIKGGFIASVDDRIIDASIIRQLELLKERFTMGSFNN; translated from the coding sequence ATGACCAACAGAAAAGTAGCAAGAAAGTATAATTTAGCTCTATATTTTACTGCTGAAGAAACAAATTCAACAAACAAAGTAAAACAGGACCTGGAAGATATTAAAAGATCGATCGATTCCTCAAAAGAACTTTCGAACTTTATTTTGACACCTGTTATTTCAGCTGAAAAGAAAACTGAAGTATTTAAGGCTATGTTTCAGGGAAAAGTAAATGAACTTACAATTAAGTTCCTTGTTTATCTTTGCGAAAAGAACAGAATTAATCTGCTTTATGATATAGCAGACGATTTCATGACGCTTGTAAATGAAAAACAGGGTATAGTTCCTGCAAAGATAAAAACAGCGGTTGAAATTACAGAAGCAGAAAAGAAAGCTCTTATAGAAAAGCTTAAACTTTATACCGGGAAAGATATACAGGCAGCATTTTCAGTTGACCCCTCAATTAAAGGCGGTTTTATTGCAAGTGTTGATGACAGAATAATAGATGCAAGCATTATAAGGCAGCTGGAGCTTCTTAAAGAAAGATTTACAATGGGAAGCTTTAACAATTAA